ACCTTTCCATCTTTAGCTATAAATTCTTCTACACTCTCTTCTAAATGTAAATCAAGATTTTCTGTATTATTTAATTCCTCTTCCATTAAATCTGTAATCTCTTTATCAAAGCTTCCTGGCAGTACTCTTGAAGATAATTGAATTATCTTTACTTCTTTGTTTAAATGTCTAGCTGCTTCTCCAGCTTCTAGACCTATATACCCAGCTCCTATAATAATTACTTTTCTATTCTCCTCTTTTAACATAGCTTTTTTCAATTCTATTCCATCTCTAAAATCCTTTAAATTAAAGATATTTTCAGAATCTATATTCTTTATATTGGGTCTAATAGCAGATGCTCCAGTTGTTACTATCACTTCATCATAACTATCATAAAATTTTTCTCCTGTTTTTTTATTTAAAACTAAAACTTCTTTCTTAGTTATATCTATATCTATTACTTCATGCAAACTTTTAACAACTATTCCATCCTTTGCAAATTGCTCAGGCTCTCTAGCTATCATTATATTAGCATCTTGATAAAAATCTCCCACATAATAAGGTAACCCACAAGCTCCCCATGAAACTATATCTGTTTTCTCATATACTACTATTTCTAATTCAGGATTTAATCTTTTTGCCTTTGCTGCTGCACTCATTCCAGCAGCTACTCCACCAATAATAATAATTTTTTTCATCTTACCACCTCAATTTAAGATTCTTTATACTTTATTATAGATCTTTTTAGTGTAAATTGCAATTTGTTTTTCCTTTTTCTTTACTCTTTCTCTGTCCAGATTTCAATTTAAAAAATTTACTAGAAATATAAAAAATCAAGAATGACTTTTTTGCCATTCTTGATTTTTTTAGTTTATTATAATTTTTTGAGTTACAATATTTTTATTTTTGCTTATTGATTTAAAGTAATTCTTGTTCCATCTGCTAACTCTATTATCTGAGTTTTTCCATCTGAAAATATAATTTTTCCTTGTTGTGGAGCACTTCTTCTCATCTCTGCCTCATATCCTTGTCCACTATAATTATTGGCAGTAGGATATTTTAATCTAGCTGGTACTCCTGAACCGCTATATTTTCTATGGGCATTTTCAGCTACTGCTTGTTTTTCATAATCCCTTCTTATTTGAGTATCTAACTTATCTAAATCTCTTTGATGTTTTATCTCACTATTTTGATAAGAATTATTTAATATCAGTGCTGAACCACCAATTATAGCAGCTCTTGTTCCACCACTTAATTCTCCCCACCAGCTAGCTTGGGCAATGCTTCCCACTATTAACATTGACATAATTATAAACTTTTTCATAATTATCCCTCCTTAAAAATCTCCATTACTCTATCTAATATTCCATTTATCTCAGCTATTGCCATTCCAAAATTTGTAATTGGAATCTCTTTATTTGAACATTCTCCCAATCTACTTATAGTTTCTGCTCTATTTAACATACAAGAACCACAATGTATTACCAAACTATATTTAGAAATATCCTCTGGAAAATCTTTACCTGAACAATTATCTATCTCTAATCTACCAGCTTTTTTCTGTAAAAGCATTGGAAGTTTTTCCCTAGCTATATCTCCCTTTAGCTGATGATGAGTACAAGCTTCAGCTATTAAAACCCTATCTCCCTCTTTTAAACTATTTATTCTCTTAGCTCCTCTATATAGAGTCTCTAAATCTCCCTTAGCTCTTGCCATAATTATAGAGAAAGATGTAAGTGGTACTTCTTTATCTAGTATTTCATCTACTGTCTTAAATACTTGAGAATCTGTAATTACTAAATCTGGTTTCCATTGAAAAATAGCTAATCCCTCTTTTAGGTTATCTAAAGTTACAACAGTAGGAATCCCACCATTATCTAATATATCTCTTATTACTTGAACCTGTGGTAATATAAGTCTTCCTTTAGGAGCTTGTATATCTTGGGGAGCTACTAATAAAATTTTATCTCCTATCTTTATCTTATCTCCTATAAGTTTTTCCTCTACTACAATCTTTGGAGCATACTCTATAATTTTATTTTTTATTGTCTGTATACTCTCCTCTCTTGAAGTAGTAACTTTACTTATTTCACATCCTAACTCTCTTTTTACTTTTTCTTCTATCTCTTGAAGTTTTTCTACTGAAACTAAATCCACCTTATTTAAAATTACTATAAAGGGTTTCTCTCTTTTTTTTATCTCTCTTATCCACTCTTTTTCATAATTTAACTCTTGATTTTCTAAAACTACCTCTGTTGAAATTAAAAGAAGAGCTATATCCATCTTATTTAAAATCTCTTTTGTCTTTTTTACTCTCAACTCTCCTAACTCAGTAGTATCATCTATTCCAGCTGTATCTATAAATACTACTGGACCTATTGGTAAAAGTTCCATAGCTTTATATACTGGGTCAGTTGTAGTTCCTCTTGTTTCTGATACAAGAGATATACTTTGATTTGTTATTTTATTTATAAGACTAGATTTTCCAGCATTAGTCCTACCATAAATTGCTATATGTACTCTATTTCCTCTAGGTGTTTCTATCATAATATCTCCTTTTTTTATTTTACTATTTTTATATGTCTAGTATGTGTCATTATACCTCTTGTCTTCCCTCTAAAGCTCTAGAGATAGTTGCACTATCAGCAAACTCTATATTTCCTCCCATTGGAATTCCACTTGCTATCTTAGTTACCTTTATACCAAAAGGCTTTAATAATTTCGTTAGATATAAAGCTGTTGTTTCCCCCTCTAAATCTGGATTAAGAGCTAAGATTACCTCTTCTACCTCATCTACTGTTACTCTCTCTAAAAGAGATTTTATATTTAATTTATCAGGAGTAATTCCATTAAGTGGGGCAATTTTTCCACCTAATATATGATACATTCCCTTATATTTTCCCATTTTTTCAAAAGATATAACATCTCTACTATCCTCTACTACGCATATAGTATGACTATCTCTCAGTTCATTACTACAGATATCACATAGATCATTTTCACAAAAATCTCCACACTTAGGGCATCTTTTAATTACCTCTTTAGCTTCACGAAGTGCTTCTATAAAACTTTCCACCTGTTCCTCTCTCATCTCTAATACATGAAAAGCAAGTCTAGCAGCACTTTTTCTTCCTATTCCTGGTAATTTATTAAATTCATCTATAAGTCTTTCTAAACTTTTTGTTGCCATTTTTACTCCTTAAACTATATTTTTTTATATTATACCACATTTATCAATTTTATTCTATTTACCTAATATTTTAATCTAGTTTAAAATATTAAAAAGTTCCATTTTTTATCCTTTAAATAATTATTTTCTAACTCTTTTAATTTTATTTTACTTGTATAAATATACTCTTTATTCTTAAATATTATCTGTTCCTCTTTAAAATCTAAAATTTGAATTAGATTGAGATTAATTATTGTACTTCTATCTAATTTATAAAAATTATTTACATTCTTTATTCTTTCTTCTATCTCAGAAAAACTTTTTTTCACATCAAAAATTTCAGAATTAACCAAATGAAATTCAACTCTTCTATTAACACTTGAATAAGTTATATAGTTTACTTCTGAAAATTTATACACGCCCTTTTTAAATGTATCTGAAAGATAAAAAATATCATATTTTTTCCCTTGAGATAAAAATTTAGCAATACTCTCTTCTACCCTAAAAATATCTTTTCTCACTATACAATCATCTATTAATCCACTTAAAAATAACTCTCTCATTTTATATATATCCTCTTCTCCTACTAGAGCTATTATCAAAATTCCCTTTTGCTTATATTTGGTTAAATATTCATTTAATTTTTCTTTCCTTGTATCAATTATAATTATATCAATATCATCTAACTTACATTCATCTACTTCTATATCTAAATATTCTAAAGAGGAAATTTCATCAAAAAGGGTCTTCAAATTTTCATCTACATTCAAACCTATTTTCATCTATTTTACCTCCCTATAAAGATATTCTATTCTCAATTTATTTATTAGATTTGCACTTTTAATAAATAATTCAGATAAAAAATTCTGCTCTGCTAAAGATAAAGAATTTTCATTTTCCTTAATAAAAACAAGAGCAATCTCCTTATTTTTATCAAAACCTATTTTATAAGCATAATCATATCTTTTTAATTTTAATATTTCTTTTGGTAATATATTACTATCTTCTAAATTTTCTTCTACATAATTTAAAATTTCTTTTTTATGAATTAATATTTTTACTCTAACCTCATCTAAATAAAGTTCTTTATTAATTTCATTTGCTAAAATTCTTTCAAATTCCTCTATATTATTTATAATACATAATCTATTATAAATATGTTCTATCTTAGGAGTTTCTACATACATAATTTTATTGATTGTAAGAGCATAAAAATCTAATAAAATAACAGTTCCCAAAATTATAGCTGATTCTGATATATTTTTAAAATAAAAAAGAGATACATAGCTTAAAGTAATTGTCATAGAATATAGTATTACTCTTAAAACATTTCTACTATATATCTTAAAAGTATAAAATATAAAAAACCAATAGAGTGAAAATAATTCCATTAAATCAATAAAATAAGTTAAGTTTTCTGCAACTGGAAAAAACTCTCTAAAAAACTCTAAAAGAAAAAAGGAAATCCAAATAATACCCCAACTAAATATATTTTCTTTCTTTATCTTTTTTCTATTATTAAAAAATATCATAATTAATAACAAAAATAAAACTCTACTTAAGTCTATATTTTTTCTTAAAAAAGATAGAACTCTTAAAAACTCTTTGTGTTCGTCTATTAAATAAATTAAAAATTGTGGAGAATAAATTATTAAAGCTATTACTACATTATAGAAGTAAATTATTCCCAATATAGTATAAGTTAATATTCTTATTTTTTTCATTTTTTTAGGAAATATATTTTGAATGAAATAAAATATTAACATATAAAAAATTACTCTCGTTATTATAAAATCTAATAAAATTATAAAATTATTGGTAGGAAATAATCTTAAACTCAAAATAATTTTTAAAGTTAAAAGAAAAAAAGAGTAATTTAAAATACTTTTTTAGGTAATTTTTTATAAATATTACAATAAAGATAACCATTAAAAGTTATTAATAATATTGTTAGAAATATCAAAAACTTTTCCTCTATACTTGTAAAGTTTACACCTTCTAAATTAAGATGAATCTTTTCCCAATCTTTTTCTTTTTTTATAGTTACTTCATCTCTATCCTGAAAATATTCACCTATAATTTTATAATCTCCATTAGGTACATTATAAAATATACTCCCATTTAAAATATTAAGTTGTTTTATCTCATCTTTATTAATATTTGAACTCATACTTTCTAATTTATAACTTCCAAAGTTTGGATTCAATATTTCAACATTTTTTATATTAGGTATTACATATATAAAATCTTTTTTCTCTTTTGAAACTTCTAGACATATTATCGAGAATATAAGTGTAAAAAAAAGTATTATCCCTATTTTTTTATAACTACTCACAATCTACCAACTCCTTATAATTTTATCACTCTTAATTCTTTTATAAATTTTAGTTTATATATTAAAATTAATCAAGTTTTTTTATAAAAGTTTAAAAAACAACTTTTTATGTATAAAATTTAAAATTTCAAGCATAAAAAAACAAAAAAAATTTTTTTATTATATAATACTTTTGAATAAAATAAAATTTTTAGCAAACGAGGTAGTAAAGTGAAAAGAAAATATGATTATATTAAAAATCCAATTTTTCAAGTATGTTTAGTTCTTTTGATAACAAGTTGTGGTAGTGGAGGTGGAGGTAGTAATGCTCCTAGAAGTATAACCCCTACTAAAATAATTTCTAAAAATCCTGAAATTTATACTCCTGCCATTGAAAATCCTAAAATAGATGAAATTGAAAAACCTAAATTAACCAATAATTATCAACAAATTATTACTGGAGTACTTCCTAACCTTTTAGTTTTCTCAAAACCTACAATTCCACAAGTTGATACTAAGGGTGAAAATCTAATAGTAGGAATATTAGATAGTAATTTTTTAACTCATCGTAATGAATTAGAAAAAAAATATGGAGATAAAATTACTATATTAGAAAAAAATGAGAATAATTATACTGACCACGGAGAGTTAGTTTTAGATACTTTACTTAATGGAATATCTCCAAAAATAGTAGCTGCAAGTCTAAGCTCTAAATATGGAAATCAAGATATAATAAAATTCTCCCTAGATGACTATAAAAAAATTTTAACAGAAATGAAAAAAGGAGATAGTGAAAATAATAAAAAAGTAAAAATCTTCAATCAATCTTGGGGTTCTACTCTGACATCAAAAGATGAAAGAGAAATATATGCTGATAAAAAAAGATTTCGTGAAGAGCTTTTAAAAGCTATTAGTTTAAAAACTACAGGTAATATCGAAGATATATATAATTCTGGAAAGGAAAGCTTAACTTTCTATGAAGAAGCTATCAATGCGGATAATGCATTATTTATTTGGTCAAATGGAAATCTTGACTTAAGAAATCAAACTCTTTCTAATGCTGGACTCCAAGCTGCTGCTCCTATGATTAAAAGCAACATTGAAAAAGGTTGGATATCAGTAGTGGGGGTTGATGGAAATAATAATAATTCAAACTATTACCCTCAGCACTTAGCTTATGCAGGTGTTGCAAAAAATTGGAGTATATCTGCTGATGGAAATGTAGGAAGTAAGTATGGTTCCTCTTTCGCTGCTCCTAGAGTCTCAAATGCTGCTATACAAGTAGCAACAAAATTTCCTTGGATGACTAATAATGATGTTAGAATGACGCTTTTCACAACAACTAATAAAGTTGGAGTAGGAAATGGCATTGAAGAAAATAAAAGATTTGAAGAAACTCAAGCTGATTATAAAAATGGTTGGGGAGTTTTAAATACAGAAAGAGCATTAAAAGGACCAGGTGCTTTTTTAGAAACATTATTAAGTGCTTCTCCTAAAAATTTAGATACAAATGATTGGAATTATTATTTTAATGCTAATATTCCTAAAAATACAATTAGCTATTTTGAAAATAATATTCATGGAGATTCTGGAGTTAAAAAGAAAGGAGAAGGAACTTTAGTCCTAACTGGCGATAATAACTTTTGGAAAAAATCAAAAATAGAAGAAGGTACTCTTGAAATATATAAAAAACATATTTCGGGAATAGATATCAAAGATAAGGGAACTCTAGTTTTACATAATGATTCAGTTGTTGGATATATAAAATATGATGATGGAGAAGAGAAATTTTCTTCTGTTACAAATGAAGGAAATTTAAAATTAACTGGAACTAGAGCTTTTTTAGGAGAGTATAATAATAATGGAGGTACTCTAACTATTCCACAAGGTTCTAAATTAACTATCTTAAATAAAGCTAATGTTAATAATTTAATACTTAATTTAGAAGCTAATAATTACATTTCATCTAACAAGGAAAATATAGAAATTTTAGAAGCTAAAAATATAACTGGAGATATAGAAGACATAAATATCAATGGAATGAGGAATATCTCTTTAGAAAAAACTCAAAATAAATTAGTTGCTACTGTATCAAGAGAAAATGCTATTGCTTATCTTGGAGAAGCTGGAGAAAGTTCAAAAAATACAGCTGAAAAAATAGAGACTGTCTTAAAAGAATTAGATGAAAAATATCAAAAAGGGACTCTTACTCCTAATGAGAAAGAACTTGGTAATACAATATTAACAATGTCTAATGATACTTTTAAAACAAGCACTGAAATTATTTCAGGAGAGATTTATGCATCTGCTCAAGCTCTAAACTTTATACAATCTCAAAATATTAATACTGGTATTTCAAACCATTTAGCTACATTAAAAGATTTTTATGAAAGTGATTTTAATTGGCAAGGTTGGGCTTCTTTCCAAGGGGCTAATGGGAAACTAAAAAAAGAGGGTTATGCTTCAGCTGATACTAAAATTAATGGTGGACATTTTGGTATTGATAGAAGACTTGGTAACAATCAAGTGGGAGTTGCAATATCTTATTCTAATGGTAGTGCAGACTTTAATAAATTTGCTGGAAAATATAAAAGTGACTCTGTTGGTCTATCTCTTTATGGTAAAAAATATCTTGAAAATAATAATTATATCTTATCTCGTATAGGAATAACAAATTTTGATACTGAAGTAAATCGTTCTCTTCTAGCTCAAGATGGAAGTTTACAAAATGGAAAGATAAAGCATAACGATATTATGTATTCTACATATTTAGAACTTGGAAAAGACTTCAAATATATTACCCCATATGCTGGTTTCTCATTAGATATTTTAGATAGAAAAGGATTTGATGAAAATAATGTTAGTTGGGGGATTACTGCTAAAAATAAAACATATATACAACAAAATATTATCTTAGGATTACGTAGTGATTATAAAATTAATGAAAATTTAAAATTTACTTCACATATCAATCAACAAATCAATATTGGAAATAGAGATTTAAGTTTTAAAGGAAAATTTAACAATAGTTCTACTGAACATACTTTTAAAGGAATAAATCAAATTAAAAACACAACTTGGATTGGAACAGGTATTGAAAAAAGTTTCTCAGAAAACTTTGGAGTTGGAATTAATTTAGATATAAGATTTGACGAGTTCAAAAAAGCAGACTCAATATTATCTACTAATTTATATTATCGTTTTTAATATAAGTAAATATAAATAAAAAGCTGAAGAGAAAATTCCCTTCAGCTTTTTATCTGAGTTTAACTATTTAACAGCGATAACTTCTATTTCAACTTTTACATCTTTTGGAAGTCTTGCTACTTCTACACAAGCTCTTGCTGGTTTTACATCTCCAAGATACTCATTGTATACTTCGTTGATTGCTGCGAAGTCGTTCATATCTTTGATGAATACTCCTGCTTTTACAACATCTTTCATTGAATATCCAGCTGCTTCTACTATTGCTTTTACGTTTTCTAATGATTGTCTTGTTTGAGCTTTTACATCATCAGATACTAATGTCATTGTTTCTGGAACAAATGGGATTTGTCCTGATACAAATAACATTCCATTAGCCTCTATAGCTTGTGAATATGGTCCTAAAGCTGCTGGTGCTTTTTCTGTGTGAATTACTTTTTTCATCTATATCACTCCTCAAATTATTTTTTATATGCTGTTTTTTCTAAAGGTAATGAAGTTCTAAATACTCCATCATATTTATAGTAAGCATTTTGAACTGCTGGTGCTGTAGGAATAACAGTAATCTCTCCTACTCCTTTTGCTCCATATGCTAATTCTGCTTTATTTTTCTCTACTATTGTAGTTTCTATTTCAGGTACATTAGTTGCTCTGAATAGTCCTAAAGTTCCAAACTTGACTTGAGGAACTCCTTTAACTATTGGCATAACCTCAGTTAAAGCAAATCCTAATCCCATTACAACTCCACCTTCAATTTGTCCTTCTAGTGCTCTTGGGTTAATAGCTTTTCCTACATCATGAGCTGCTGCTACTTTTGTAACTTTTCCAGCTTCATCTAATACAACTACTTGAGTTGCATATCCATAAGCTACGTGGCTTACAGGATTTGGTTTGTCGTATCCCATCTTATCTGTTATTCCAGAATATTCTGCATAGTGGTCCCAACCTTCTAATTCAGCTAAAGTTTTTGTTTCTAACTCTTTCTTAAGAGCTAATGCTGCTTGTCTTGTTGCTTCCCCTGTAAATACAGTTTGTCTAGATGCTGTTGTAGTTCCTGAGTTAGGAGTTACATGAGTATCTGGTCCTTCTACTACTACTAATTTAGGATCTACTCCAATTGTTTCACAAACCATTTGTTTACATACAGTAGCAATTCCTTGACCTATACATGCAGCTGATGTTCTTACTCTTATCTCTCCATCAACTATTGTTATTCTACATCTTCCTATATCTGGTAATCCAACTCCTATACCAGCGTTTTTCATAGCACAAGCTATTCCTACTATTTTGTTATTATCATATATATCTTTTACTGCTTCTAATGTTTCTACTAATGCTGTTCCTTCATCAGCAATTTGTCCATTTGGTAATACTTGTCCAGGTCTAATAGCATTTCTATATCTCATTTCCCATGGAGTAATTCCTACCATCTCAGCTAATTGGTTTATATTTGATTCAATTGCAAAAGCTGATTGAGTAACTCCAAATCCTCTAAATGCTCCAGCAGGTGGATTATTTGTATAAACTGCTATTCCTTCAATATCTATATTTTGATAGTTATATGGTCCAGCTGCATGTGTACATGCTCTTTGTAATACTGGTCCTCCTAATGATGCATAAGCTCCTGTATCAGAAATTAACTTAGCTTTCATAGCTGTAAGTTTTCCATTTTCATCACAAGCTGTTGTCATCTCTATTTTCATAGCATGTCTTTTTGTACTTATATTAATACTTTCTTGTCTTGTTAATAGTACTTGAACTGGTTTTTTGAATATATAAGCAGCAAGTCCTGCATGGTGTTGAACAGTCATATCTTCTTTACCACCAAAACCTCCACCTACATAAGCAGCGATTACTCTAACTTTTTCTTTTTCTATTCCTAAGAATCTTGAAACTTCTCTTTGCTCATCGAATATTGATTGGCTTGCAGTATATAGTTGTACTCCATCTTCTGTTGGTATTGCCAATGCACACTCTGGCTCTAAGTATGCGTGTTCAGTTGCTGGAGTATAGTAAGTATTAGTTACTACATATTTAGAATTTTTTATAGCCTCTTCTGAATTTCCTCTTTTTAATAATTCTCTTACTAAAATGTTATTTGGTTTACTGTGGATTAATGGAGCTCCTTCTGCCATTGCTTCTTCTGGAGTAAATAATCCTGGTAACTCTTCGTATTCAACTTTTACAAGTTTTTTAGCTTCAGCTAGAGTTTTCTTATCTTTAGCTACTACTAATGCAACAGCATCTCCAATATATCTAGTTATTCCACCTACTGGTATAAATCCATCCCAGTCAGAAATAAACTCTAAGTGTCCTATATTATTTTTTCCTGGTACATCATCAGCTGTAAGTACTCCTAATACTCCTTCTAATTTTAAAGCTTCTGATGTGTCAATAGATAGAACTTTTGCTCTTGGATATTTACTTCTTACAGCACTTCCATAATACATTCCTTCTACTGTATAATCTTCAGCATATTTTGCTATTCCTAAAGTTTTTGCCTCAGCATCTACTCTATGAACATTTGTTCCGATTAATCCTTTACACTCTCTATGAGGAACAGGTGTATTTTCTCTAAATAATTTAGCTGCTAACATAATAGCTTGCTCTATTTTTACATATCCAGTACATCTACAAATATTTCCTACTAATGCTTTTTTAACTTCATCACTAGTTGGATCTAATGTTCTTAAGAATAGAGCTTTAGCTGCTACTACCATTCCTGGAATACAGAATCCACATTGAACAGCTCCACACTCTGTGAAAGCATATGCAAATACTTCTTTTTCTCTTTCAGTAAATCCTTCAATTGTTGTAATCTCTTTTCCAGCTACTTTTTTAGTTGTAAATATACAAGATTTCATAGCTTTTCCATCTACAAGTATTGTACAAGTTCCACAAGCTCCCTCTTTACAACCATCTTTTACAGATATTAATCCTAAATCATCTCTTAAAAAATCTAATAAGTTTACATCTTCAGTTGTAACTATTGTCTTTCCATTTACTATAAAACTGAACTTATCTTCCATCTTATCCTCCAATCTTAATATTCAAAAGAAGCTCTTTTTATAAATCTTCCTCTTCCTTTTTCTCCTACAAATTTGTTATCCTCTACAATTATCTCCCCTCTAGATATTGTCATAACAGGATATCCTTTTACTTCTATTCCTTCAAAAGATGTATAATCAACATTTTCATGTAAATCTACAACGCTTATCTTTTTAGTTAAATTAGGATCTATTACTACTAGGTCTGCATCTGCTCCTACTTGAATAGTCCCTTTTTTAGGATACATACCAAATAACTTAGCTGGATTTGTACTTGTTATCTCTACAAATTTATTTACTGATATTCTTCCCTTAGATACTCCTTCAGAAAACATAATAGGCATTCTTGTTTCAACTCCAGGAAGTCCATTTGGACATTTTCTGAAATCTTCTCCTCCCATCTCTTTCTTCATTTTATAATTAAAAGAACAATGGTCAGTAGCAATAGTTTGAATATATCCTTGTTGTATTCCTTCCCATAATTTTTCTTGATTACTTTTTTCTCTTATAGGTGGACTACAAATAAATTTTACTCCATCTTCTCTATTGTACATCTCTTCATCTAATACTAAATATTGAGGACAAGTTTCTGAATAAATCTTTTGCCCTCTATCTTTAGCTCTTTTTATATGTTCCAATGCTTCATTTGAAGAAAGATGAACTATATAAAGTGGACAATTAGTTTGAGCAGTAATATCTATCATTCTATTAACTGCCTCTCCTTCACATTTATCTGGTCTGCTTTTAGCATGATAAATTGGAGCTAGTTTTCCTTCATTTGCTAATTTTTCTCTTAAAAATTCCACTATATCATTATTTTCAGGGTGGACTGTAAGTAGTCCACCTGTTTTTCCTAATTTTTCTGAAAGTTTTAACATTTCCATATCAGATAATTTATATCCATAAGTCATGTATCCCTTAAAAGATGGAATTCCATCTTTTATCATCTCATCTATCTCACTTATTATATCTTCATCTATATGTTGAATTACCCCATGAAAGCTATAATCTATTACAGAATCTTTTGCCAAATCATGATATAGATTTAATTGATGGTGTAAGTTACAACCTTTTGGTCCAAACCCCATATGGTCTACTATTGTAGTTGTTCCTCCACAAGCAGCTGCCAGTGTTCCAGTATAAAAATTATCTGCTGACCTTGCTATTCCAACATCTATATCAAAATGAGTATGTACATCTATCCCCCCAGGAACTAGATATTTTCCCCCTATATCTACAGTTTTTACTCCTGGTATTTCAATTTTTTTATCTATATTAACTATAACCCCATCTTTTATATAGATATCACTCATATAAGTTTCTTTATCTGTAACAATATTTGCATTCTTTAAAAGTAATTCCATCTTAATCTACTCCTTAGAATAATTAAATTAAATATGAATGTGTTTTCTTAATTGAGTCCACAACTGACTTCATAAAATCTGAAAGCTCATCATAAGTACACTCTACAATTTCTTTCTCAAGACGAACTAGATATTTATCGCCTTGAATTGAAAGTCCTTTATTTTCACTTTCTTCCATCATTTGTTTTGATGAGAAGTAAGTAAGTCTATCTCTATATGGTAAACATGGTTGAATACATAAGTATTGACAGTTTCCACACTCATTACATGAATCATCTATATGAAGTAAGATTTTTCCTTCTGATGTTTCTATATATGTATTTGCTCTGTTAGGACATACTCTGATACAAGTTTGGCAAAGTACTTTACATTTTAAGTTATCTTTTTCAGATACTCCTTCATAGCTTATATGCTCATCTGTTTTCTTT
Above is a window of Fusobacterium mortiferum ATCC 9817 DNA encoding:
- the xdh gene encoding selenium-dependent xanthine dehydrogenase, whose translation is MEDKFSFIVNGKTIVTTEDVNLLDFLRDDLGLISVKDGCKEGACGTCTILVDGKAMKSCIFTTKKVAGKEITTIEGFTEREKEVFAYAFTECGAVQCGFCIPGMVVAAKALFLRTLDPTSDEVKKALVGNICRCTGYVKIEQAIMLAAKLFRENTPVPHRECKGLIGTNVHRVDAEAKTLGIAKYAEDYTVEGMYYGSAVRSKYPRAKVLSIDTSEALKLEGVLGVLTADDVPGKNNIGHLEFISDWDGFIPVGGITRYIGDAVALVVAKDKKTLAEAKKLVKVEYEELPGLFTPEEAMAEGAPLIHSKPNNILVRELLKRGNSEEAIKNSKYVVTNTYYTPATEHAYLEPECALAIPTEDGVQLYTASQSIFDEQREVSRFLGIEKEKVRVIAAYVGGGFGGKEDMTVQHHAGLAAYIFKKPVQVLLTRQESINISTKRHAMKIEMTTACDENGKLTAMKAKLISDTGAYASLGGPVLQRACTHAAGPYNYQNIDIEGIAVYTNNPPAGAFRGFGVTQSAFAIESNINQLAEMVGITPWEMRYRNAIRPGQVLPNGQIADEGTALVETLEAVKDIYDNNKIVGIACAMKNAGIGVGLPDIGRCRITIVDGEIRVRTSAACIGQGIATVCKQMVCETIGVDPKLVVVEGPDTHVTPNSGTTTASRQTVFTGEATRQAALALKKELETKTLAELEGWDHYAEYSGITDKMGYDKPNPVSHVAYGYATQVVVLDEAGKVTKVAAAHDVGKAINPRALEGQIEGGVVMGLGFALTEVMPIVKGVPQVKFGTLGLFRATNVPEIETTIVEKNKAELAYGAKGVGEITVIPTAPAVQNAYYKYDGVFRTSLPLEKTAYKK
- the hydA gene encoding dihydropyrimidinase gives rise to the protein MELLLKNANIVTDKETYMSDIYIKDGVIVNIDKKIEIPGVKTVDIGGKYLVPGGIDVHTHFDIDVGIARSADNFYTGTLAAACGGTTTIVDHMGFGPKGCNLHHQLNLYHDLAKDSVIDYSFHGVIQHIDEDIISEIDEMIKDGIPSFKGYMTYGYKLSDMEMLKLSEKLGKTGGLLTVHPENNDIVEFLREKLANEGKLAPIYHAKSRPDKCEGEAVNRMIDITAQTNCPLYIVHLSSNEALEHIKRAKDRGQKIYSETCPQYLVLDEEMYNREDGVKFICSPPIREKSNQEKLWEGIQQGYIQTIATDHCSFNYKMKKEMGGEDFRKCPNGLPGVETRMPIMFSEGVSKGRISVNKFVEITSTNPAKLFGMYPKKGTIQVGADADLVVIDPNLTKKISVVDLHENVDYTSFEGIEVKGYPVMTISRGEIIVEDNKFVGEKGRGRFIKRASFEY
- a CDS encoding RidA family protein, which translates into the protein MKKVIHTEKAPAALGPYSQAIEANGMLFVSGQIPFVPETMTLVSDDVKAQTRQSLENVKAIVEAAGYSMKDVVKAGVFIKDMNDFAAINEVYNEYLGDVKPARACVEVARLPKDVKVEIEVIAVK